In a single window of the Pseudomonas oryzihabitans genome:
- the rpiA gene encoding ribose-5-phosphate isomerase RpiA, whose protein sequence is MNQDQLKQAVAQAAVDLILPLLSRDSVVGVGTGSTANFFIDLLAKHKLEFDGAVASSQATADRLKSHGITVYDLNGVSDLEFYVDGADEADGHLNLIKGGGAALTREKIVAAVARKFICIADASKRVDVLGEFPLPVEVIPMARSHVARELVKLGGDPEYRDGVVTDNGNVILDVHNMHIVDPVGLEAKINNIVGVVANGLFAARPADVLLLGTAQGVERLERS, encoded by the coding sequence ATGAATCAGGACCAGCTCAAGCAGGCCGTCGCCCAGGCCGCGGTCGACCTCATCCTTCCCCTGCTCTCCCGCGACAGCGTGGTCGGCGTGGGCACCGGCTCGACCGCCAACTTCTTCATCGACCTGCTGGCCAAGCACAAGCTGGAATTCGATGGCGCCGTGGCCAGCTCCCAGGCCACCGCCGACCGGCTGAAGAGCCACGGCATCACCGTCTATGACCTCAACGGTGTCAGCGACCTGGAGTTCTATGTGGACGGTGCCGACGAAGCCGACGGCCACCTCAACCTGATCAAGGGCGGCGGCGCGGCCCTGACCCGCGAGAAGATCGTTGCCGCGGTGGCACGCAAATTCATCTGCATCGCCGACGCCAGCAAGCGCGTCGACGTCCTCGGCGAATTCCCGCTGCCGGTGGAGGTGATCCCCATGGCCCGCAGCCACGTGGCCCGCGAGCTGGTGAAACTGGGCGGCGATCCGGAATACCGCGACGGCGTGGTGACTGACAATGGCAACGTCATCCTCGACGTGCACAACATGCACATCGTCGATCCGGTGGGCCTGGAAGCGAAGATCAACAACATCGTCGGCGTGGTCGCCAACGGCCTCTTCGCCGCCCGCCCGGCGGACGTGCTGCTGCTGGGCACCGCCCAGGGCGTGGAGCGCCTGGAGCGCAGCTAA
- the serA gene encoding phosphoglycerate dehydrogenase translates to MSKTSLDKSKIRFLLLEGVHQSAVDILKSAGYSNIEYVTSSLPDAQLKEKIADAHFIGIRSRTQLTEEVFDCAKKLVAVGCFCIGTNQVDLQAARERGIVVFNAPYSNTRSVAELVLAEAILLLRGIPAKNASCHRGGWIKSAANSFEIRGKKLGIIGYGSIGTQLSVLAEGLGMQVFFYDVITKLPLGNAQQVGSLTELLGMSDIVTLHVPETPATQLMMGEREIRAIKKGGILINAARGTVVDLDALAAAIKDEHLIGAAIDVFPVEPRSNNDEFVSPLRGLDNVILTPHIGGSTAEAQANIGLEVAEKLVKYSDNGTSVSSVNFPEVALPSHPGKHRLLHIHQNVPGVLSEINRVFSESGINISGQYLQTDEKVGYVVIDVDAEYSDLAQEKLQNVKGTIRCRVLF, encoded by the coding sequence ATGAGCAAGACTTCCCTCGACAAGAGCAAGATCCGCTTCCTTCTCCTGGAAGGCGTCCACCAGTCCGCCGTGGATATCCTGAAGTCCGCGGGTTACAGCAACATCGAGTACGTCACCAGCTCCCTGCCGGATGCCCAGCTCAAGGAAAAGATCGCCGACGCCCACTTCATCGGCATTCGCTCGCGCACCCAGCTCACCGAAGAGGTGTTCGACTGCGCCAAGAAGCTGGTCGCCGTCGGCTGCTTCTGCATCGGCACCAACCAGGTCGACCTGCAGGCCGCACGCGAGCGCGGCATCGTCGTGTTCAATGCCCCCTATTCCAACACCCGTTCGGTCGCCGAGCTGGTGCTGGCCGAGGCCATCCTGCTGCTGCGCGGCATCCCGGCCAAGAACGCCTCCTGCCACCGTGGCGGCTGGATCAAGAGCGCGGCCAACTCCTTCGAGATCCGCGGCAAGAAGCTCGGCATCATCGGCTACGGCTCCATCGGCACCCAGTTGTCGGTGCTGGCCGAGGGCCTGGGCATGCAGGTGTTCTTCTATGACGTCATCACCAAGCTGCCCCTGGGCAACGCCCAGCAGGTCGGCTCCCTGACCGAGCTGCTCGGCATGAGCGACATCGTCACCCTGCACGTGCCGGAAACCCCCGCCACCCAGCTGATGATGGGCGAGCGCGAGATCCGCGCCATCAAGAAGGGCGGCATCCTGATCAACGCCGCCCGCGGCACCGTGGTCGACCTCGACGCCCTGGCCGCGGCCATCAAGGACGAGCACCTGATCGGCGCCGCCATCGACGTCTTCCCGGTGGAGCCGCGCTCCAACAACGACGAATTCGTCTCGCCGCTGCGTGGCCTGGACAACGTCATCCTGACCCCGCACATCGGTGGCTCCACCGCCGAGGCCCAGGCCAACATCGGCCTGGAAGTGGCCGAGAAACTGGTCAAGTACAGCGACAACGGCACCTCGGTGTCCTCGGTCAACTTCCCCGAAGTGGCCCTGCCGTCGCACCCGGGCAAGCACCGCCTGCTGCACATCCACCAGAACGTCCCGGGCGTGCTGTCGGAGATCAACCGTGTCTTCTCCGAGAGCGGCATCAACATCTCCGGTCAGTACCTGCAGACCGACGAGAAGGTCGGCTACGTGGTGATCGACGTCGATGCCGAGTACTCCGACCTGGCGCAAGAGAAGCTGCAGAACGTCAAGGGCACCATCCGCTGCCGCGTGCTGTTCTAA
- a CDS encoding fumarylacetoacetate hydrolase family protein — protein MAYQHQYLDGTKIHFPLGKVVCIGRNYAEHAKELNNPVPTEPLLFIKPASCVVPVADGFAIPTDQGSVHYEAEIAVLIGKPLSKKPSAEEVRDAISGFAPSLDLTLRDVQSRLKDKGYPWEIAKSFDGACVLAPFVPGDAFEDLADIPVRLTINGEVRQDGNSRDMLNPILPLIQTIAGHFSLQPGDVILTGTPVGVGPLNVGDELVLELPDVSRFETRVL, from the coding sequence ATGGCCTATCAGCACCAGTACCTCGATGGCACCAAGATCCACTTCCCCCTGGGCAAGGTCGTCTGCATCGGCCGCAACTATGCCGAACATGCCAAGGAGCTGAACAACCCGGTTCCCACCGAGCCCCTGCTGTTCATCAAGCCGGCCAGTTGCGTGGTGCCGGTGGCGGACGGCTTCGCCATTCCCACCGACCAGGGTTCGGTGCACTACGAGGCCGAGATCGCCGTGCTGATCGGCAAGCCGCTGTCGAAGAAGCCTTCGGCAGAGGAAGTCCGCGACGCCATCTCCGGCTTCGCCCCCTCCCTGGACCTGACCCTGAGAGATGTGCAGAGCCGCCTCAAGGACAAGGGCTATCCCTGGGAAATCGCCAAGAGCTTCGACGGTGCCTGCGTGCTCGCGCCCTTCGTGCCCGGCGATGCCTTCGAGGACCTGGCCGACATCCCGGTGCGCCTGACCATCAACGGCGAGGTCCGCCAGGACGGCAACAGCCGCGACATGCTCAATCCCATCCTGCCGCTGATCCAGACCATCGCCGGGCATTTCTCCCTGCAACCGGGCGACGTCATCCTCACTGGTACGCCCGTGGGTGTCGGACCTCTCAATGTGGGCGATGAGCTGGTGCTGGAGCTGCCGGACGTTAGCCGCTTCGAAACGCGCGTGCTATAA
- a CDS encoding SdiA-regulated domain-containing protein, whose product MSRLPRLILFRFLPAFVLLVLIVLTFVWHWNDRALLWWQEYRTPPEVRAQAVWLPDYQAVIQGKALPGLAEAETSDLTYDPRTRTLFAVTGNTPYLVQLSLTGDILRRIPIRNVSNLEGVTALQDGRLAIVDERQRRLSLFQLTDDTQELDANTFEHHDLGFPDAGNKGFEGIAWDPRHQRLILSKERDPAALFTLASDGRGVTGTLQPFPLKQLVIDYSAVAVDPRTGHLLALSDQSHTLVEMTAEGAPVSFISLRRGLHGLDATMEQPEGVALDEAGNLYLIGEPNLFHVFHKVSKAAQ is encoded by the coding sequence ATGTCCAGACTCCCTCGCCTCATCCTGTTCCGTTTCCTCCCCGCTTTCGTTCTGCTGGTGCTGATCGTCCTTACCTTCGTCTGGCACTGGAACGACCGGGCCCTGCTCTGGTGGCAGGAATACCGCACGCCGCCGGAAGTCCGGGCCCAGGCGGTCTGGCTGCCGGACTACCAGGCGGTGATCCAAGGCAAGGCACTGCCGGGCCTGGCCGAGGCCGAGACCTCCGACCTCACCTACGATCCCCGCACCCGCACCCTCTTCGCCGTCACCGGCAATACGCCCTACCTGGTGCAACTGAGCCTGACCGGCGACATCCTCAGGCGCATCCCGATCCGCAACGTCTCCAACCTGGAAGGGGTGACCGCCCTGCAGGACGGGCGCCTGGCCATCGTCGACGAGCGCCAGCGGCGCCTGTCGCTGTTCCAGCTGACGGACGACACCCAGGAGCTGGATGCCAATACCTTCGAACACCATGACCTGGGCTTTCCCGACGCCGGCAACAAGGGCTTCGAAGGCATCGCCTGGGATCCGCGTCACCAGCGGTTGATCCTCAGTAAGGAGCGCGACCCGGCCGCCCTCTTCACCCTGGCCAGCGACGGCCGCGGCGTTACCGGTACCCTCCAGCCCTTTCCCCTCAAGCAGTTGGTGATCGACTACTCCGCGGTGGCGGTCGATCCGCGCACCGGTCACCTGCTGGCCCTGTCCGATCAGTCCCACACGCTGGTGGAAATGACCGCGGAAGGTGCACCGGTCAGCTTCATCAGCTTGAGACGCGGCCTGCACGGCCTGGACGCCACCATGGAGCAGCCGGAGGGCGTGGCCCTCGACGAGGCCGGCAATCTCTACCTGATTGGTGAACCCAATCTCTTCCACGTGTTTCACAAGGTGTCCAAAGCGGCGCAATGA
- a CDS encoding SdiA-regulated domain-containing protein, which translates to MFPLFSPRTLAALLGAALLLCLTLVAQQHRLFERLWFNVQSQLQAESRQARSLWLPSYRVTVEARPIGEGITDVSALSFDPDRHTLVSVTNKPARFLELDLDGRLLRQVDLKGFSDPEAIEYIKPGVYMISEERRQRLVRVHIGTDTREVDIDDRQVSHPFSLSDVESDNRGNEGLAYDAARERFFVAKESNPVRIYEIDGLGSEAFEGLQALSLRSDPKRDRRLFVRDLSSLQFDPGTGHLLALSDQSRLVLELDDDGKPISSLSLLRGQHGLSRSVPQAEGVAMDDQGRLYVVSEPNLFYRFEKP; encoded by the coding sequence ATGTTTCCGCTGTTCTCCCCTCGCACCCTGGCCGCCCTGCTGGGTGCCGCGCTGCTGCTGTGCCTGACCCTGGTGGCCCAGCAGCACCGGCTGTTCGAGCGGCTCTGGTTCAACGTCCAGAGCCAGCTCCAGGCCGAAAGCCGTCAGGCCCGCTCGCTGTGGCTGCCGAGCTATCGTGTCACCGTGGAAGCGCGGCCCATTGGCGAGGGCATCACCGACGTCTCGGCACTGAGCTTCGATCCGGATCGCCATACCCTGGTCAGCGTGACCAACAAGCCGGCGCGCTTTCTCGAACTGGACCTGGACGGCCGGCTGCTGCGCCAGGTGGATCTCAAGGGCTTCAGCGATCCGGAAGCCATCGAGTACATCAAGCCGGGTGTGTACATGATCAGCGAGGAGCGCCGCCAGCGCCTGGTGCGGGTACATATCGGCACCGACACCCGCGAGGTGGACATCGACGATCGCCAGGTCAGTCACCCCTTCAGCCTGAGCGACGTGGAAAGCGACAACCGCGGCAACGAGGGCCTGGCCTACGACGCCGCCCGCGAGCGCTTTTTCGTCGCCAAGGAAAGCAATCCGGTACGCATCTACGAGATCGACGGCCTGGGCAGCGAGGCCTTCGAGGGCCTGCAGGCCTTGTCACTGCGCAGCGACCCCAAGCGTGACCGCCGGCTGTTCGTGCGCGATCTCTCCAGCCTGCAATTCGATCCTGGCACCGGCCACCTGCTGGCGCTCTCCGACCAGTCGCGGCTGGTACTGGAGCTGGACGACGACGGCAAGCCGATAAGCTCGCTGTCCCTGCTGCGCGGCCAGCACGGCCTGAGCCGCAGCGTGCCCCAGGCCGAGGGCGTGGCCATGGACGATCAGGGCAGGCTGTACGTGGTCAGCGAGCCGAATCTGTTCTATCGCTTCGAGAAGCCATGA
- a CDS encoding gamma carbonic anhydrase family protein produces MKYRLGEHRVDAHPHSWVAPTAAVIGKVRLDEGASVWFGAVLRGDNELIHIGPDSNVQDGAVLHTDPGSPLTLGRGVTVGHQAMLHGCEIGDGSLIGIHAVVLNGARIGRNCLVGANALVTENAVIPDGSLVLGSPAKVVRTLSDAQQAQLAANAQVYVANARRYLEELFEQGE; encoded by the coding sequence ATGAAGTACCGCCTGGGAGAACACCGCGTCGACGCCCATCCGCACAGTTGGGTCGCGCCCACTGCCGCAGTGATCGGCAAGGTACGCCTGGATGAAGGCGCCAGCGTCTGGTTCGGCGCGGTGCTGCGCGGCGACAACGAGCTGATCCACATCGGTCCGGACAGCAATGTGCAGGACGGCGCCGTGTTGCACACCGATCCTGGCTCGCCGCTGACCCTGGGGCGTGGCGTCACCGTCGGCCACCAGGCCATGCTGCATGGCTGCGAGATCGGCGACGGCAGCCTGATCGGCATCCACGCCGTGGTGCTCAACGGCGCGCGCATCGGGCGCAACTGCCTGGTGGGCGCTAATGCCCTGGTAACCGAGAACGCGGTGATCCCCGACGGCTCCCTGGTGCTTGGCTCGCCGGCCAAGGTGGTCCGCACCCTGAGCGATGCCCAGCAGGCGCAGCTGGCGGCCAACGCCCAGGTCTATGTGGCCAATGCGCGACGCTATCTAGAGGAGTTATTCGAGCAGGGGGAATAG
- a CDS encoding anion permease: MRTTWKFLLPLAVTGLLALLPAPAGLPSHAWLYFALFAGVVVGLILEPLPGAVIGLIGVALAALLAPWVLFSPAQLATPGFRAPQEALKWGLAGFSNNTVWLIFSAFMFALGYEKTGLGRRIALLLVKAMGRRTLTLGYAVMLADLALAPFTPSNTARSGGTVYPVIRNLPLLYDSKPNDPSARRIGSYLMWVAISSTCVTSTLFLTALAPNLLAAALIEKTAQVHISWGQWFIAAAPMGILLLAVLPLLAYWLYPPEIKRNDQVPLWAARELAELGPLTRNEKLLLALVIGALALWIFGAAWADPALVGILVIVLMLLLKVINWNDALGNKAAWNTFAWFATLVALADGLTRVGFVAWFGQWVAGHLGGFHAGTAMVALVAVFYLAHYLFASSTAHTTALLPVMLAAGMGIPGIDLPVFALLLGTSLGLMGIITPYGTGPSPVYYGSGYLPSADYWRLGTIFGALFLLVLLGIGVPWIMMVV; encoded by the coding sequence ATGCGTACCACCTGGAAATTCCTGTTGCCCCTCGCCGTCACCGGACTGCTGGCGCTGCTGCCTGCCCCCGCCGGCCTGCCCAGCCATGCCTGGCTGTACTTCGCCCTCTTCGCCGGGGTGGTGGTGGGGCTGATCCTCGAACCCCTGCCCGGGGCGGTGATCGGTCTGATCGGCGTGGCCCTGGCGGCCTTGCTGGCGCCCTGGGTGCTGTTCAGCCCGGCGCAACTGGCGACACCGGGCTTCCGCGCGCCCCAGGAGGCGCTGAAATGGGGCCTGGCGGGCTTTTCCAACAACACCGTCTGGCTGATCTTCAGCGCCTTCATGTTCGCCCTGGGCTACGAAAAGACCGGTCTCGGCCGACGGATCGCCCTCCTGCTGGTCAAGGCCATGGGCCGCCGGACCCTGACCCTGGGCTACGCGGTGATGCTGGCGGACCTGGCCCTGGCGCCCTTCACGCCGTCCAACACCGCGCGCAGTGGTGGCACCGTCTACCCGGTGATTCGCAACCTGCCGCTGCTCTACGATTCCAAGCCCAACGACCCCAGCGCCCGGCGCATCGGCTCCTATCTGATGTGGGTGGCGATCTCCTCCACCTGCGTCACCAGCACCCTCTTCCTCACCGCCCTGGCGCCCAACCTGCTGGCCGCCGCCCTGATCGAGAAGACCGCCCAGGTGCACATCAGCTGGGGCCAGTGGTTCATCGCCGCCGCGCCCATGGGCATCCTGCTGCTGGCCGTGCTGCCGCTGCTGGCCTACTGGCTGTATCCGCCGGAGATCAAACGCAACGACCAGGTACCGCTCTGGGCAGCCAGGGAACTGGCCGAACTCGGCCCGCTGACACGCAACGAGAAGCTGCTGCTGGCCCTGGTGATCGGCGCCCTGGCGCTATGGATCTTCGGTGCCGCCTGGGCCGATCCGGCACTGGTGGGCATCCTGGTCATCGTGCTGATGCTGCTGCTGAAAGTCATCAACTGGAACGATGCCCTGGGCAACAAGGCCGCCTGGAACACCTTCGCCTGGTTCGCCACCCTGGTGGCCCTGGCCGACGGCCTGACCCGGGTCGGCTTCGTCGCCTGGTTCGGCCAATGGGTCGCCGGCCACCTAGGCGGCTTCCACGCCGGCACTGCCATGGTGGCGCTGGTGGCGGTCTTCTATCTCGCCCACTACCTGTTCGCCAGCTCCACTGCCCACACCACCGCCCTGCTCCCCGTGATGCTGGCCGCCGGCATGGGCATCCCCGGCATCGACCTGCCGGTATTCGCCCTGCTGCTGGGCACCTCGCTGGGGCTGATGGGGATCATCACGCCCTATGGCACTGGACCGAGCCCGGTGTACTACGGCAGCGGCTACCTGCCCAGCGCGGACTACTGGCGACTGGGGACCATTTTCGGCGCGCTGTTCCTGCTGGTGCTGCTGGGGATCGGGGTGCCGTGGATCATGATGGTGGTGTGA
- a CDS encoding acetyl-CoA hydrolase/transferase family protein — protein MSHRIRHPGFAAKRQSAEQAAQFIRHGMTVGMSGFTGAGYPKAVPGALAQRITASHGAGEPFRIKVLTGASTAPELDGALARVDGIELRVPFQSDPELRSRINAGGLDYMDIHLGQLAEKVRYGFFGKIDVAVVEIAAIREDGLLVPSSSVGNNKTWLDMADAVILEVNRWQPDALDGMHDIYTDGALPPHRTPIPLAHPSDRIGSPYLEVPLDKVVAVVETDAPDRNSPFKAPDAASQAIAAHLLDFLRFEVRQGRIPANLLPIQSGVGNIANAFMQGLAESEFQGLTAFTEVIQDGMLELLISGKMELASATSFSLSPAGIERFLEHAESLRQRIILRQQGVSNHPELVRRLGCIALNGMLEADLYGNVNSTHQMGTGMMNGIGGSGDFARNAYLSVFMAPSTAKNGLISTLVPMVSHVDHTEHDVSVIVTDQGLADLRMLSPKQRARAILEHCVHPSFRPALEDYFERALAGSHGKHTPHLLPEALAWHERYLVTGSMLGPAAQEAHD, from the coding sequence ATGTCCCACCGTATTCGCCATCCCGGTTTCGCCGCCAAGCGCCAGAGCGCCGAGCAGGCCGCTCAGTTCATCCGTCACGGCATGACCGTGGGCATGAGCGGTTTCACCGGGGCCGGTTATCCCAAGGCCGTGCCCGGCGCCCTGGCCCAGCGCATCACTGCCAGCCATGGCGCCGGCGAGCCGTTTCGTATCAAGGTGCTGACCGGTGCCTCCACCGCTCCGGAACTGGATGGCGCCCTGGCGCGAGTCGATGGTATCGAGCTGCGGGTGCCCTTCCAGTCGGATCCCGAGCTGCGTAGCCGCATCAACGCCGGCGGCCTGGACTACATGGACATCCACCTGGGCCAACTGGCGGAAAAGGTGCGCTACGGTTTCTTCGGCAAGATCGACGTGGCGGTGGTGGAGATCGCGGCGATCCGCGAAGATGGCCTGTTGGTACCGTCCTCTTCGGTCGGCAACAACAAGACCTGGCTGGACATGGCCGATGCGGTGATCCTCGAGGTCAATCGCTGGCAGCCCGATGCCCTGGACGGCATGCACGACATCTACACCGACGGCGCCCTGCCGCCCCACCGCACGCCCATTCCGCTCGCCCATCCCAGTGACCGCATCGGCTCGCCTTACCTGGAGGTACCGCTGGACAAGGTGGTGGCCGTGGTGGAGACCGATGCCCCCGATCGCAACAGCCCCTTCAAGGCACCCGACGCCGCCTCCCAGGCCATCGCCGCGCACCTGCTGGACTTCCTCAGATTCGAGGTACGCCAGGGGCGCATCCCGGCCAATCTGCTGCCCATCCAGTCGGGCGTCGGTAACATCGCCAACGCCTTCATGCAGGGCCTGGCCGAGAGCGAATTCCAGGGGCTGACCGCCTTCACCGAGGTGATCCAGGACGGCATGCTGGAGCTGCTCATCAGCGGCAAGATGGAGCTGGCCTCGGCGACGTCCTTCTCCCTGAGCCCGGCGGGCATCGAGCGTTTCCTCGAACACGCCGAGTCCTTGCGCCAGCGCATCATCCTGCGCCAGCAGGGGGTGAGCAATCATCCGGAACTGGTGCGCCGCCTGGGCTGCATCGCCCTGAACGGCATGCTCGAAGCCGACCTCTATGGCAACGTCAATTCCACCCACCAGATGGGTACCGGGATGATGAACGGCATCGGCGGCTCCGGGGATTTCGCCCGCAATGCCTACCTGTCGGTCTTCATGGCGCCAAGCACGGCCAAGAACGGCCTGATCTCGACCCTGGTGCCCATGGTCAGCCACGTCGACCACACCGAACACGATGTCTCGGTGATCGTCACCGACCAGGGCCTGGCCGATCTGCGCATGCTCAGTCCCAAGCAGCGTGCCCGAGCCATCCTCGAGCACTGCGTGCATCCGAGTTTCCGCCCGGCGCTGGAGGATTACTTCGAGCGCGCCCTGGCCGGCAGCCATGGCAAGCACACTCCGCACCTCCTTCCCGAGGCCCTGGCCTGGCACGAACGCTACCTGGTCACCGGCAGCATGCTCGGTCCCGCCGCCCAGGAAGCCCACGACTGA
- the pbpG gene encoding D-alanyl-D-alanine endopeptidase: MKICHQLAGLLLAGLVGLSPAVLAQTPPKVKAAAAATAQRLASNHALVVDLKTNQVLFSQNPDQVAPIASVTKLMTAMVVLDAKLPLEQTIDIDISENPAMRGIFSRVRLGSQLTRRDMLQLALMSSENRAATSLAHHYPGGQRAFVAAMNAKARALGMKNTRYAEPTGLSPLNVSTARDLVTLLKATERYPLLGQLSTTPEKIQAFHNPNYVLGFRNTNHLVYNADWSVQLTKTGYTDKAGHCLVMRTVMAGRPVAFVVMDAFGKFTHMADATRVRRWLESGELTPLPGAPKGARSTVLARK; encoded by the coding sequence GTGAAGATCTGTCATCAACTTGCCGGCTTGCTGCTGGCTGGCTTGGTCGGGCTGAGTCCGGCCGTCCTGGCCCAGACCCCACCCAAGGTCAAGGCCGCGGCTGCCGCCACCGCCCAGCGCCTGGCCTCGAACCACGCTCTGGTCGTCGACCTCAAGACCAACCAGGTACTCTTTTCCCAGAATCCCGATCAGGTCGCCCCCATCGCGTCGGTGACCAAGCTGATGACCGCCATGGTGGTGCTCGATGCCAAGCTGCCGCTGGAGCAGACCATCGACATCGACATCAGCGAGAACCCGGCCATGCGCGGCATCTTCTCGCGGGTGCGCCTGGGCAGCCAGCTGACCCGTCGCGACATGCTGCAACTGGCGCTGATGTCCTCGGAAAACCGTGCCGCCACCAGCCTCGCCCACCACTATCCGGGTGGTCAGCGCGCCTTCGTCGCCGCCATGAATGCCAAGGCCCGTGCCCTGGGCATGAAGAATACCCGCTACGCCGAGCCCACCGGCCTGTCGCCGCTCAACGTCTCCACCGCCCGCGACCTGGTCACCCTGCTCAAGGCCACCGAGCGCTACCCCCTGCTCGGTCAGCTCAGCACCACCCCGGAAAAGATCCAGGCCTTCCACAATCCCAACTATGTGCTGGGCTTTCGCAACACCAACCACCTGGTCTACAACGCCGACTGGAGCGTGCAGCTGACCAAGACCGGCTACACCGACAAGGCGGGTCACTGCCTGGTGATGCGCACCGTGATGGCCGGTCGTCCGGTGGCCTTCGTGGTGATGGACGCCTTTGGCAAGTTCACCCACATGGCCGACGCCACCCGCGTCCGTCGCTGGCTGGAAAGTGGCGAGCTGACGCCCCTGCCGGGCGCGCCCAAGGGCGCACGCAGCACGGTACTGGCGCGCAAGTAA
- a CDS encoding carbonic anhydrase: MKPALSRRQLLHCACCLPLAAALAPLTLPALAAPTKAHTTLTAEQALQRLIDGNQGFMEDKPLHGETNRDRRLEIAKGQTPFCVLVSCSDSRVSPELLFGRGLGELFIVRNAGNTLDTTAFGSVEYAISQLGVPLIVVMGHEKCGAVEAAVAVVEQNVLYPGAIGAMIEPILPAVLSARAGNPPDLLEAAVRSNVQRTVRRLRAASEPTLLAPQKEGRVKVVGAYYTLENGHVDFFDV; encoded by the coding sequence ATGAAGCCTGCCCTGTCGCGTCGCCAGCTCCTGCACTGCGCCTGTTGCCTGCCGCTCGCCGCGGCCCTGGCGCCCCTGACCCTGCCCGCCCTAGCTGCTCCCACCAAGGCCCACACCACCCTCACGGCCGAGCAGGCCCTGCAACGGCTGATCGACGGCAACCAGGGCTTCATGGAGGACAAGCCCCTGCATGGGGAAACCAATCGCGACCGCCGCCTGGAGATCGCCAAGGGCCAGACGCCCTTCTGCGTGCTGGTGTCCTGCTCGGATTCGCGGGTCTCGCCGGAGCTGCTGTTCGGGCGCGGGCTGGGCGAGTTGTTTATCGTGCGCAACGCCGGCAATACCCTGGACACCACCGCCTTCGGCTCGGTGGAATACGCCATCAGCCAGCTGGGCGTGCCACTGATCGTGGTCATGGGCCACGAGAAATGCGGCGCGGTGGAGGCCGCGGTGGCGGTGGTGGAGCAGAACGTCCTCTATCCCGGCGCCATCGGCGCCATGATCGAACCCATCCTGCCGGCGGTACTCAGCGCCCGCGCCGGCAATCCGCCGGATCTGCTGGAAGCCGCGGTGCGCAGCAACGTGCAGCGCACGGTCAGACGGCTGCGCGCAGCCTCCGAACCAACCCTGCTGGCGCCGCAGAAGGAGGGTCGGGTCAAGGTGGTGGGCGCCTACTACACCCTGGAAAACGGCCACGTCGACTTCTTCGACGTCTGA
- a CDS encoding NUDIX hydrolase, which translates to MRNQIRVLALCLLRQGNRILVRETQDPHDGRSFCRPLGGGVEFGETSHAAVRREIREELGVELAEVKLLGTLESLFSYAGRPGHEVVLVYVAEFADRQLYAEAELPGQESDGEAFVATWRSLHSFDQACPLVPEGLLDLITRSA; encoded by the coding sequence ATGCGTAACCAGATTCGTGTCCTGGCGCTTTGTCTCCTGCGTCAGGGCAACCGCATCTTGGTGCGCGAGACGCAGGACCCGCACGATGGCCGGAGTTTCTGCCGGCCCCTGGGCGGTGGCGTGGAGTTCGGTGAAACCAGCCACGCAGCCGTGCGCCGCGAGATTCGCGAAGAATTGGGCGTCGAACTGGCCGAGGTAAAGCTGCTAGGCACCCTGGAATCGCTGTTCAGTTACGCGGGGCGGCCGGGCCATGAGGTGGTGCTGGTCTATGTAGCGGAATTTGCTGATCGGCAGCTCTACGCAGAAGCGGAGCTGCCGGGTCAGGAAAGTGATGGTGAAGCCTTCGTGGCGACCTGGCGGTCACTCCACTCCTTTGACCAGGCTTGTCCTCTGGTACCTGAAGGCCTGCTGGACCTTATCACCAGGTCAGCCTAG